In Oscillatoria acuminata PCC 6304, a single window of DNA contains:
- a CDS encoding PEP-CTERM sorting domain-containing protein, translating into MMKITLFNTVLGTAAATVCLLGVTAPQANAGQLHNGWNYAIDSFNDGVQNGNTVGASSTYEMYGMAVKDDTQSNSIFVAINANLPITGANNGGAADGNIGWGDLIFNFSGQNAQTASANGNLFGVRFAGTNDSGVGSIGVYDNVTLQSVTSTNSGFNNLTHHSNTVSGLGSSASMGDLAYNDSYFAGQTSGTHTVLNSIKTGNFLGGINLISDFTGLGLDFGNFSATGTHTFGFSFDKSLMPVGEFVAHLFAECANDGVALLGEFAVASVPGDGDVSVPEPSSMLGLLALGLTFAGSRSRKKGQEIAG; encoded by the coding sequence ATGATGAAAATTACTTTATTCAACACTGTCTTAGGAACCGCCGCCGCCACCGTATGTTTGTTAGGCGTTACTGCACCCCAGGCGAATGCAGGACAGCTACATAATGGCTGGAACTACGCCATTGACTCGTTTAACGATGGGGTGCAAAACGGGAATACTGTTGGGGCTAGCAGTACATACGAAATGTATGGCATGGCGGTTAAAGACGATACCCAAAGCAACAGTATTTTTGTAGCGATTAACGCCAATCTGCCGATTACGGGTGCCAACAATGGTGGCGCGGCAGATGGTAATATTGGCTGGGGCGATTTAATTTTCAACTTTTCGGGTCAGAACGCGCAAACCGCCAGTGCCAATGGCAATTTATTTGGTGTTCGGTTTGCGGGAACTAACGATTCTGGGGTGGGCAGCATTGGGGTTTATGATAATGTTACACTCCAAAGTGTGACGAGTACAAACTCTGGGTTTAACAATTTAACACACCACAGTAACACAGTTAGTGGCCTAGGTAGCAGCGCTTCGATGGGTGACCTCGCTTACAATGACTCCTACTTTGCAGGTCAAACCTCTGGAACTCATACGGTTCTGAACTCGATTAAGACCGGGAATTTCTTGGGTGGAATTAATCTCATCAGTGATTTCACCGGGTTAGGGTTGGACTTCGGTAACTTCTCGGCGACTGGAACACATACCTTCGGGTTTAGTTTTGATAAGTCTTTAATGCCGGTGGGTGAATTTGTGGCTCATTTGTTCGCGGAATGTGCGAATGATGGGGTGGCATTATTGGGTGAGTTTGCTGTAGCAAGTGTTCCAGGTGACGGGGACGTTTCTGTGCCGGAACCCTCTAGTATGCTTGGGTTATTGGCCTTAGGTTTGACCTTTGCAGGCAGTCGGTCCCGGAAAAAAGGTCAGGAGATCGCGGGTTAA